The Dioscorea cayenensis subsp. rotundata cultivar TDr96_F1 chromosome 7, TDr96_F1_v2_PseudoChromosome.rev07_lg8_w22 25.fasta, whole genome shotgun sequence genome includes a region encoding these proteins:
- the LOC120265096 gene encoding probable aspartic proteinase GIP2 — ISTTPPSSQHHQLNGFSTPPPTSRPLHSPLPLSSPLSTQNPETLVLPVLKDISNGQYITSLYQGTPPVLSELVVDIGSRYLWVDCENNDNSSSYHPAQCNSSQCSLADATTCRTCTGSPSPGCNNNTCGLFPENSITGLSTEGDLIDDVVTFRSIDGTDATVSEFLFPCGSTSLLQGLAYGVEGMAGFGRRSMISIPYQLSSVFNIKPQFALCLSPSSFFNGFIFVGNSGNYNLGPVIDVSSILMRTPLVTNPVNAQGEASSEYFIGVSSIKIDGIEVKVNTSLLDIDDQGVGGTKISTVTAFTTMETSIYKAVTVAFIKAAKAKKMKRVAPVKPFKACYSTESINSTSAGPDVPNIDLVLGREDVYWRMFGANSMVEVKWRKALCLGLVDGGSSPRTSLVIGGKQLENIFLEFDLSTSVLGFSSSLLQRNTTCSNLNTKGIWPELKSSY; from the coding sequence ATATCAACCACACCACCATCCTCACAACACCATCAACTCAATGGCTTCTCAACACCACCACCAACTTCTCGTCCACTCCACTCTCCTCTTCCTCTTTCATCTCCCCTCTCCACTCAAAATCCAGAAACCCTAGTCCTCCCTGTCCTCAAAGATATCAGCAACGGCCAATACATCACCTCACTTTATCAAGGAACTCCTCCAGTTCTCTCCGAGCTCGTCGTCGACATCGGAAGCAGATACTTATGGGTAGACTGTGAGAATAACGACAACTCATCATCTTACCATCCAGCACAATGCAATTCCTCTCAGTGCTCGCTCGCTGACGCCACCACCTGCCGGACCTGCACCGGTTCTCCCAGCCCTGGCTGCAACAACAACACATGCGGCCTCTTTCCGGAAAACTCCATCACCGGCTTAAGCACTGAAGGTGATCTCATTGATGATGTTGTCACCTTTAGGTCCATTGATGGCACAGACGCCACTGTCTCTGAATTTCTGTTTCCATGCGGATCAACAAGCTTACTACAAGGTCTTGCTTATGGTGTTGAGGGCATGGCCGGGTTCGGTCGTAGGTCAATGATCTCAATACCTTATCAGTTATCATCAGTGTTCAACATTAAACCTCAGTTTGCACTGTgtctctctccttcttccttttttaaTGGATTCATCTTTGTCGGTAATAGCGGCAACTATAACCTCGGCCCGGTCATTGATGTTTCAAGCATTTTGATGAGAACACCGCTTGTCACAAACCCTGTTAATGCACAAGGAGAAGCTTCATCTGAGTATTTCATTGGTGTTAGTTCTATCAAGATTGACGGGATAGAAGTGAAGGTGAACACATCACTGCTGGACATAGATGATCAAGGAGTTGGAGGGACTAAGATAAGTACAGTGACAGCGTTCACCACCATGGAGACAAGCATCTACAAGGCTGTCACCGTGGCGTTCATCAAAGCAGCTAAAGCTAAGAAGATGAAGCGTGTGGCTCCAGTGAAACCATTCAAGGCTTGTTATAGCACTGAGAGCATTAACAGCACTAGTGCTGGGCCTGACGTGCCCAATATTGACCTGGTTTTAGGGAGGGAGGATGTGTATTGGAGGATGTTTGGAGCCAACTCAATGGTGGAGGTGAAGTGGAGGAAGGCTTTGTGCTTGGGGTTGGTTGATGGAGGATCAAGTCCTCGTACTTCTCTTGTGATTGGTGGGAAGCAACTGGAGAACATTTTCTTGGAGTTTGATCTGTCTACTTCTGTTCTTGGGTTTAGCTCTTCTCTGCTGCAGCGAAACACCACATGTTCAAACTTAAACACCAAGGGTATCTGGCCTGAATTGAAGAGCAGCTACTAA